In one window of Mytilus galloprovincialis chromosome 6, xbMytGall1.hap1.1, whole genome shotgun sequence DNA:
- the LOC143079761 gene encoding uncharacterized protein LOC143079761 produces the protein MRKANTQANSKVPSKLDETAPRFTGDVIHGKAFVRLQMSCTTHIEFAYYGSSVGRLDLCAQCVSPDTTKDPELLKKFKIVLPVCKACIDRKKEIPKRNPKK, from the exons ATGAGAAAAGCTAATACTCAGGCAAACTCGAAAGTGCCTTCCAAACTTGATGAAACAGCACCAAGATTTACTG GAGATGTTATTCATGGTAAAGCCTTTGTGAGACTCCAGATGTCCTGCACCACACACATTGAGTTCGCGTACTATGGTTCAAGTGTTGGGAGATTGGATCTATGTGCACAATGTGTATCTCCTGATACCACCAAGGACCCAGAACtacttaaaaaattcaaaatagttttaCCAGTGTGCAAGGCCTGCATTGACAGGAAAAAAGAAATCCCTAAAAGAAATCCAAAGAAATAG